From a region of the Janthinobacterium sp. 61 genome:
- a CDS encoding beta-propeller domain-containing protein, which yields MSSALKFTLILSLLLSAGCHAAGTAPRKTLAPFASEQALSDYLQQLQTRQAALQREQQKLQRATAQYSAQYTAAPPAPAAPMMAKAAPAASAEAAESVTNVQTAGVDEGGIVKLHGKHLVMLRRGKLFTVQVGGNALQPVSSLDAFAPGSDPSGSWYDEMLIDGDTVVVIGYSYSRGGTEIGLFDIAADGKLAYRATYHLRSNDYYSSRNYASRLVGSKLVFYSPLSLNLRRGDPFGGFPALRRWRPDAVPSDFKRIAPATRIYRTDEEPEAGAGLTLHTVTVCDLAQRDMRCEATAVMGPQGRVFYVSGESVFVWTTRRGRDSGVFRIPLDGSAPSALKVAGAPVDQFSFLESVDGHLNVLLRAEGQGDAMWDGARGRGDMALLRVPLTSFSDGRDSAPASSYKPLPGGGGYGLQNRYVGPHLLYGNPGNGGRRQADQAWPRQPLYAVRWADAGSVQALSLPHGVERIEALGNDAVVIGAQGRDLHFSSIRLGAQAAIATRYIRTDAAQGESRSHGFFYKPQTASEGMIGLPILGADERPGLNKSAASVLYLRNSGLQLTELGALAARPGQLSAADDGCRASCVDWYGNARPLFLQGRVFALLGYELVEGVLKDGQIREVRRISYAPIASTAR from the coding sequence ATGTCCAGCGCCCTCAAGTTCACATTGATACTGTCCCTGCTCTTGTCGGCAGGCTGCCACGCCGCCGGCACGGCGCCGCGCAAGACCCTGGCGCCGTTTGCCAGCGAGCAGGCCTTGAGCGACTATCTGCAGCAGTTGCAAACGCGTCAGGCGGCCCTGCAAAGGGAGCAGCAGAAACTGCAGCGGGCCACGGCGCAGTATTCGGCGCAGTACACGGCGGCGCCTCCAGCCCCTGCTGCGCCGATGATGGCGAAAGCCGCGCCGGCAGCATCGGCAGAAGCGGCGGAATCCGTCACCAATGTGCAGACGGCGGGCGTGGACGAAGGCGGCATCGTCAAGCTGCATGGGAAGCACCTGGTGATGCTGCGGCGCGGCAAGCTGTTCACCGTGCAGGTGGGTGGAAATGCTCTGCAGCCGGTGTCCTCGCTCGATGCGTTCGCGCCGGGTAGCGACCCGTCCGGCAGCTGGTATGACGAGATGCTGATCGATGGCGACACGGTGGTGGTCATCGGCTACAGCTACAGCCGCGGCGGCACGGAGATCGGCCTGTTCGACATTGCGGCAGACGGCAAGCTGGCCTACCGCGCCACGTATCACTTGCGTTCCAACGATTATTATTCCTCGCGCAATTACGCCAGCCGCCTGGTCGGCAGCAAACTGGTGTTCTATTCGCCCCTGTCGCTGAACCTGCGTCGGGGCGACCCCTTTGGCGGCTTCCCCGCGCTGCGCCGCTGGCGCCCTGACGCCGTGCCATCCGACTTCAAGCGCATCGCTCCGGCCACGCGCATTTACCGCACCGATGAAGAGCCCGAAGCGGGCGCCGGCCTGACCCTGCATACGGTCACCGTGTGCGACCTGGCGCAGCGCGACATGCGCTGCGAAGCGACCGCCGTGATGGGGCCGCAGGGCCGCGTGTTTTATGTGTCGGGCGAGTCCGTTTTCGTGTGGACCACGCGGCGGGGCCGCGACTCGGGCGTGTTCCGCATTCCCCTCGATGGTTCGGCGCCCAGCGCCCTGAAGGTGGCGGGTGCGCCCGTCGACCAGTTCTCGTTCCTGGAAAGCGTTGACGGCCACCTGAACGTCCTGCTGCGCGCCGAAGGCCAGGGCGACGCCATGTGGGACGGCGCGCGGGGCCGTGGCGACATGGCCTTGCTGCGCGTGCCATTGACGTCGTTTTCCGATGGCCGCGACAGTGCGCCCGCCAGCAGCTACAAGCCGTTGCCCGGTGGTGGCGGCTACGGTCTGCAGAACCGCTATGTGGGGCCGCATCTGTTGTACGGCAATCCGGGCAATGGCGGCCGGCGGCAGGCGGACCAGGCCTGGCCGCGCCAGCCCCTGTATGCCGTGCGCTGGGCCGATGCGGGCAGCGTGCAAGCCCTGTCCCTGCCGCACGGCGTGGAGCGCATTGAGGCGCTGGGCAATGACGCCGTGGTGATCGGCGCGCAGGGCAGGGATCTGCACTTCAGCAGCATCCGCCTGGGGGCGCAGGCGGCGATTGCCACGCGCTACATCCGCACCGATGCGGCGCAGGGCGAGTCGCGCAGCCACGGCTTTTTCTACAAGCCACAAACGGCCAGCGAGGGCATGATCGGGCTGCCCATCCTGGGCGCGGACGAGCGGCCTGGCCTCAACAAGTCAGCCGCATCCGTTCTCTATCTGCGTAACAGCGGCTTGCAGTTGACGGAGCTGGGCGCGCTGGCGGCGCGGCCGGGCCAGTTATCGGCGGCGGACGACGGCTGCCGCGCTTCCTGCGTGGACTGGTATGGCAATGCGCGGCCCCTGTTCCTGCAGGGCCGGGTCTTCGCCTTGCTCGGCTATGAGTTGGTGGAAGGGGTGCTCAAGGACGGACAGATCCGCGAAGTGCGCCGCATCAGCTATGCGCCCATTGCGTCCACTGCACGCTGA
- a CDS encoding sigma-70 family RNA polymerase sigma factor, with protein sequence MPDTLLTATDEELMLRYSAGDLPSFRELYRRHSQGLYRFVAWRAPRRAWVDEIVQDAWASLHAARTGYQPQAAFRTYLYQIARNRLIDLLRQREGQEQGEAGESADEGASPLQSLEQKQQHALLHAAIAALPVEQREALVLQQFSGMSIQDIAVVTGAEAETVKSRLRYAMQKLRAGLDSATGAGGQA encoded by the coding sequence ATGCCCGACACTTTACTCACCGCGACGGATGAAGAGCTGATGCTGCGCTACAGCGCCGGCGACCTGCCGTCGTTTCGCGAATTGTACCGGCGCCATAGCCAGGGACTGTACCGCTTCGTGGCCTGGCGCGCGCCGCGTCGCGCCTGGGTCGACGAGATCGTGCAGGATGCGTGGGCCAGCCTGCACGCGGCGCGCACGGGCTATCAGCCGCAGGCGGCGTTCCGCACCTATCTGTACCAGATCGCGCGCAACCGCCTGATTGACCTCCTGCGCCAGCGGGAAGGGCAGGAACAAGGGGAAGCAGGCGAGTCGGCCGACGAGGGCGCATCGCCGCTGCAATCGCTGGAGCAGAAACAGCAGCACGCGCTGCTGCATGCGGCCATCGCTGCGCTGCCCGTGGAACAAAGGGAAGCGCTGGTACTGCAGCAGTTCAGCGGCATGAGCATCCAGGATATCGCCGTGGTGACGGGGGCGGAAGCGGAAACCGTCAAGAGCCGGCTGCGCTACGCCATGCAGAAATTGCGCGCGGGCTTGGACAGCGCCACTGGCGCGGGAGGACAGGCATGA